A window of Candidatus Epulonipiscium sp. genomic DNA:
TTCGCATTTCATCAATATCACAAATAGCTGTATCCTCACCAAAAAGTTTCAACCATATTTTATTATCTTTTAAAAATACCCCTGTATTTAATTCCTTTTTTCTACTAAAGGATACCACCATTGCCTTTGACTTGCTTTTCATTTTCTTGCATATTTCATCATCTTCATTAAGTATACAAAAATCACTTTGATCTTGGTTTTCAAAAATTCTTTCCTTTGTAGCGATATAATTTTCGAATGTCTTATGTCTATTTAAGTGATCAGGAGTAATATTTAATACTGCACTTATCTTGGGTTTAAATCTATGTATTGTTTCTAATTGAAAACTACTGATTTCCGCGACAACATAGCTTTCTCTTTTGATATTTCCTACCTGCTCAGTAAATGGAGTACCGATATTACCCACAATAAATGCATGGGAATTATATCTTTTCATAATCTCCCCTACCAGTGTTGTTGTGGTCGTTTTTCCATTGGTACCTGTAATAGCAATGATTGGGGCAGGACATAGGGAATATGCAAGTTCTACTTCCGACCATATGGGTATGTTAAGTTTTTCTGCCTCTTTTATAAATTTTAAATCCGTAGGCACCCCAGGACTTAATATAATTAAATCTTGGCAATGTATGATTTCTGTGGGATCTTCCCCAAGTATCATTTCTATTCCCATTTGCTCTAATACTTTTATCTCACCTTCTAAAGTAGTAATCAATTGGTCTTTCGTTTTCATATCTTGAATTTTTACCCTTGCTCCTAATCTTCGACATAGCTTAGCTGAATTTATTCCACTTCTTGCCATACCGATAATGAGTATTTTTTTCTTCTGCCATATCATACTGCTATTCCTCCACTTTATGAAATTACTTAAATCCCCAAGCCCAAAAGTCCTACTAGGCACATAATTGCCGTAGTAATACAAAAGACAGAAACTACTTTAGTTTCACTCCACCCAGATAATTCAAAATGATGATGAATAGGGGCCATTTTAAAAATCCGCTCCCGAGTCATTTTAAAATAACCTACTTGCAGCATTACTGAAATAGCTTCTATCAAATATATGATTCCAACAATAGCAATAAATATAGGTATTTTAAGGATAAACGCCGTAGCTACGACAAATCCCCCTAATGCTAAGGAGCCCGTATCCCCCATAAAAACTTTTGCGGGATGGGAATTAAAAAGTAAGAATCCAAGTAAACTCCCAACAACTGCAGCCCCTATAGGCAAAATGCTACTGTTTTCTCCCCAGCTTACAATGGTAAAAAAAGTGGCAATTAATACTGTAACACTAGAAGCTAAACCATCTAAACCATCGGTCAAATTCACTCCATTTACCGTACCTAACATAGTAACAACTAAAAAAGGTATAAACCACCATATACCAAGCTCCATTTCCTTCCCCCCCGAAAAGGGGATAAGGGTTTTTGTTCCAATACCTGATATATATAAAATATAGTATGCAAAGCTCCCTGTTATAATGAGTTGCGCTATTATTTTTTGGTATGCCCTTAGACCTAAAGATCGTTTCATAACTACTTTAATGAAATCATCTATAAATCCAATAACGCCGAATCCTAAGGTAACTAGTAGAACCGCTATTCCATCTGTATTACCCTTTATAAATAGTAAAGAAGTAAGTAAAATACTTATAAGAATTATTATTCCACCCATGGTCGGGGTTCCTGCTTTTTTAAAATGGCTTTTTGGCCCGTCATCCCTTACATACTGTCCAAGTTTTAGTCTGCTTAAAAAGGGAATCAAAATGGGGCTTAATATCAAATTAATCAAAAATGAAATAAGTGCCGCATATATTGCTCCTTTATCCATAATGTTACTTCACCTCTTTTAGTTTTTCTACCGTTTCCTCTAGATGTATTCCTCTTGATGCCTTAAACAATACCATATCCTGATAGGCAATAAAGTCTTCTAGGTATCTCCAAAGTTCCTGCTGAGTTGAAAACATTTTTACCTTATTATTACTCATACCATCATCAATAGCTCCACGGATAATATGTTTTGCCTCATTTCCTATACAAAATAAATAATCTATGTCCCTTTTGGCTACATATTTTCCTACTTCCTCATGGGCCTGGGATGAAAAGCTGCCCATTTCCAACATATCTCCTAATATAGCAATCTTTCTCTTTCCTTCATTTGATTCACTGAGTACATCAATAGCTGCTTTCATAGACTGTGGGCTTGCATTATAGGCATCATCAATAATATAAATTCCCTTTTTCGTTTTGGATATATCCATTCTCATTCCAGAAGCCTTATATTTAAGAAGGCCATTTATTATTTCCTGTATGGTTAATCCCAATTTAAGCCCAATAGCAAAAGCAACAAGAGCATTATAAACCATATGTTTCCCTGGAGAGGGTATATGTATTGGAATTTCTTGATTATCAAAAACAACTACCGCATCTATCCCGGTTATTCCTTTTTGATGTATATCTTTTGCATAAATATTGTTATGGGTTCCTAATCCAAAATATATTGTATTAAAGGGGCTTTTACTATTTAGATTTATAAGTAAATTATCGTCCCCATTAAGTACTGCTATACCTTCTTTTGGAACATAATCAAATATTTCACTTTTAGCTTTTAAAATTCCTTCTCTGCTGCCCAAATTTTCAATATGAGACACACCTATGTTTGTAATGATTGCTATATCAGGCTTTGCAATCCTGCTAAGATTATGAATTTCTCCAAAATGATTCATACCCATTTCAATGATTGCTGCTTCATGATGTCCATTTAATCTAAAAACTGTTAAAGGTACCCCTATTTCATTGTTAAAATTCCCTTGAGTCTTTAATATGTTATAGCGTTCACCAATTACGGATGCAATCATATCCTTTGTACTAGTCTTTCCAACACTTCCTGTTATAGCAATAACCGGAATAGGAAAAAGCGAACGATAAAATGCCGCTAAATCCATCAGGGCTTCTTTGGTATCTTCTACTACTATTAATCCTTTATCATTTGGAACTATTACATCCTCCCTGTTGCTGATACAAATTTTGGCCCCCTTATCAAATGCCTGTGGAATAAAATTATGTCCATCGAATTTTTCACCTGAAAGGGCAACAAACAAATCCCCTTCTGAAATTTTTCTTGTATCCGTAGCTATCTCCTTTATAATTATATCCCCAGCATTTTCTAGATTATCATTTAAAATCAGCCTACCATTTACTGCAGTAACAATCTCACTTAATTTTATTGCAACCATATGAATTATCCTCCTGAAGAATTGCTCTTACCTCTTCGGCGTCGTCAAAATGATGAACTTTATCTTTGATAATTTGATAGTTTTCATGGCCTTTTCCTGCGATTAATACTATATCATTTTCACTTGCATTATGGATTGCTTTTTTAATTGCTTTTTTCCTATCTGCTATCTTTTCATAAGGGCAATCCGTTTCCCTTATACCCTCTTCTATCTCATTGATTATTGCTTCTGGTTCTTCAGATCTTGGGTTATCGGAGGTAATAATGCAATAATCAGAGTAAATCCCTGCTATTTTCCCCATAATGGGTCGCTTACTTTTATCCCTATCTCCTCCGCAGCCGAATACGGTTATAATTTTCCTTTTTGCAAACTCTCTAATGGATTTAAGTACATTTTCTAATCCGTCTGGGGCATGGGCATAATCTACTATTATGCTAAAGCCTGAATTGCTTTGTATGGTTTGAACCCGCCCTGGGACTCCCTTCATGTTTTCCAGAGCAGTTTTAATCACCATTACAGGAATTCCTAAATAATAAGCAGAAGCAATGGCTCCTAGAGCATTATATATATTAAATCTTCCAATGGTATTTAGTTTAAATCTAATAGCTTCATTATCAATGTTAACTGTAAACTGAATTCCCCTAGAGCTCATCTGAATATCATAGGCCCTAAAATCTACTTCCTTTTCAATTCCAAAAGTTATAATCTTACAATTTGATTGCCTTATAATTTCTTCGGCATGGGGATCATCCCTATTAATAATTCCGTATTTACACTTTTTGAAAAGTTTCCCCTTGGCATTTCTATAGTTTTCCATGGTTTTATGGAAATCCAGGTGATCTAAGGTAAGATTTGTAAAGATTCCTACTTCAAAATTACAAGCAGCTACCCTATCCAATTCAAGAGCGTGGGATGAAACCTCCATTATAATGTGGGTTGCATCTTCTTTATTCATTTGAGAGAACAAGGACTGCAAATCTAAGGATTCTGGTGTTGTCCTTTCTGCTTCGACAGCCCTTTCCCCGATTCGGTTTTCGATGGTTCCAATAATTCCAACCTTATAATTGTGTTCTTCTAATATTTTCCCGATTAAAAACGTCGTGGTGGTTTTACCGTTGGTTCCTGTAACCCCTATTAATTGAATATTATTTGTGGGATATTTATAAAATGCTGCTCCAATGTAAGACATTGCTTTTCTTGTATTGCTTACTTTAATAACCGTAATATCCCTTGGGATGTCTTTAACTTCCTTTTGGACTATAAGGGCTACTGCCCCCCTTTTAATAGAATCAAACGCATAATTATGCCCATCCACCTTGAATCCCTTAATACAAATAAAGAGAGTATCCCCTCCCACTTGTCTTGAATCATAGGCGATGGAACCTATTTCAACATCAGCATTTCCTTGCAGTATTTCATAATCTATATCCTGTAATAAGTCTTTAAGCCTCATATTATCCTCCTAGTTCTTAGGAATTATTACCGCATTATTATAACATACTGATTTATAAAGAACCAACAACAAACACCATTTTTATAGGAAGCAGAAATAAATTACTCACTGGTATAAATAATTACTTTACTCTTTGGATTAACTTCTTCCCCTACAAGTGGGAATTGGTCTTTTATTTTTTTGCCATTTCCTATTAATTCATTGCCTAGATTAATCTTTTTCAATTCCTTTACTGCTTCATTGACTTCTTTATTTATAAGATTAGGTACAATGACCTTTTCTATTTCATCCATTTTTAATTCTTTTTCTGTGTATTTTGCTTCAATATTTAAATAAGGAAGTATATTTTCTAAAACTTCCTTCATAACAGGTCCCGCCACTGTCCCTCCATAGTAGATGCCCTGGGGTTCGTCTATAATTATCAATGCCATAACCTGCGGATTTTCTGCGGGAGCAAAGGCAAGAAAGGATGCGATATACTTTTTACTGCTTCTGGGTAATTTTTCTGAAGTGGCAGTTTTACCACCTATGCGAAAACCTGGAATGTAGGTTTTGTTTCCTGTTCCTTCTGCAACTACACTTTCTAATATCTTTTTCATAGTTTCAGAGGTTTCCTTAGATATTACTTGTTTCCCTTTTTCAAATGAAATTTCTTTAATCACTTTTCCTTCTTCATCTATAATTTTAGATGCAAAATGGGGGGTTATAAGATATCCTCCGTTGACTGCTGCAGAAGATGCTCTTAGAAGTTGCAGCGGTGTTATCTGAAATGACTGTCCAAAAGACATTGTAGCAAGTTCCACGGGACCTATTTTCTTTAAATCATGCATAATGCCTACTGCTTCCCCTGGCACATCTATCCCCGTTTTTTCATTAAAACCAAATAACTTCATGTATTGATAAAATTTCTTAGCACCCACTCTTTCTGCTGTTACCATAAAAACAGGGTTGCAGGAATTTTGTACCCCTTGAAGAAATGTCTCTGATCCATGGGCCCTTGGATATCTCCAACACTTAATCATTCTCCCACCCACAGTATGATAACCCTTGCAATGAAAAGGTGAATTTATATCTATTACTTTTTCCTCCAGCCCCATAGTTGAGGTCATAATTTTAAAGGTGGAACCTGGCTCATATGTATCATTGATGGCGAAATTACGCCACATTGTGTTTAATTTCTTATATTGATCTTCAGTATTTAGGTGGTCCCATATTTCATTTAACGATGGATCATTAATAGTAAAAGGTTCGTTTAAGTCATAATCCGGTTTATTTGCCATGGCATATATTTCACCATTTTGTGGATTTAAAATTATTATACTTCCCCTTTTTGCACTTTTTGCCTTTACTGCTTTATCTAAGGCTTGCTCCGCATACTGCTGGATGGTTAAATCAATGGTGGTTACTAAATGGTTACCTGGAACAGGTTCTATCCTTTTTTCGGAGCTGCCTTCTATTTTTCTTCCCTTTCCATCGGTTTCCATTAGAATTTTTCCGGGGCTACCTTTTAAATATTCATCATATTTCACTTCTAATCCTATAATACCCTGATTATCTTTTCCGACAAATCCTATGACATGAGAGGCTAGGTTACTATAAGGATAATATCTTTTAGAGTCTTCATCTATTTTTACCCCAGGCAGATTTAACTTTCTTATTTCATCGGCTACTTCTTTATCGACTTTTGATTGAATCCTTTCAAGGGCAAGTACCTTTGCAACCTTTTTCCTTACAAATTCATACTCCAAATCAAGCTTCTTAGAAAGTACCCTAGAAACTTCTTCTTCATCTTCAATCTGTGCATGGATTACCCCTATGGTAGTCACCGTAGCACTTTTTGCCAGCTCTATTCCGTTTCTATCATAGATGGTGCCCCTTTGGGGGGATATAAGCCTGTCTCTTGTATGTTGTTCATAGGCTAATTCCTGAAGAAAATCCCCCTCCGCAATCTGTAAATAGGCTATTCTAAGTATCAATCCTATGATTGATATTGTAAATACGAACAAAAAAAATAATAGTTTCTGCTTCATTTTTACGGTCGGCTTAATCATATTATTCCCCCATAATTGTATAGACTATTATTATCATTCTATTTCAATCATGGGGGCATTATTCTATCTTTTGTGCTTATTCTGTGATTTCATGGTCTATCTTCTCTTCTGTATTTTCCTCATTGCTTTCTGAAAGATATAATTTAATGGTTGTACCTTGTGGAAGCATTGTTCCCGGTTTGGGGAACTGCTCCTTTATGATATTTCCTATACCAATGCCTTCATAGCTTAGTCCCTTAATAGTAAGGTCCATATCCACCTCTAAAAGGTTTAATCCTTTATAATCTGGCAATTCCACATTTGATGTTTTTTCAATTTC
This region includes:
- a CDS encoding UDP-N-acetylmuramoyl-L-alanine--D-glutamate ligase, giving the protein MIWQKKKILIIGMARSGINSAKLCRRLGARVKIQDMKTKDQLITTLEGEIKVLEQMGIEMILGEDPTEIIHCQDLIILSPGVPTDLKFIKEAEKLNIPIWSEVELAYSLCPAPIIAITGTNGKTTTTTLVGEIMKRYNSHAFIVGNIGTPFTEQVGNIKRESYVVAEISSFQLETIHRFKPKISAVLNITPDHLNRHKTFENYIATKERIFENQDQSDFCILNEDDEICKKMKSKSKAMVVSFSRKKELNTGVFLKDNKIWLKLFGEDTAICDIDEMRIFGNHNIENTLAAVAIASCIGVPVKMIKEVLTKFKGVEHRIEYVDKIDGVEYYNDSKATNVDAAITGIRSMKVPTVLIGGGMDKGADFSQWIDEFGDKVKTLIVLGETSDKIIRTANEKGFYSIKRVSSIGEAVVLAKNLAVEGDNVLLSPACASWDMFESYEERGNLFKQAVYALRG
- a CDS encoding phospho-N-acetylmuramoyl-pentapeptide-transferase; amino-acid sequence: MDKGAIYAALISFLINLILSPILIPFLSRLKLGQYVRDDGPKSHFKKAGTPTMGGIIILISILLTSLLFIKGNTDGIAVLLVTLGFGVIGFIDDFIKVVMKRSLGLRAYQKIIAQLIITGSFAYYILYISGIGTKTLIPFSGGKEMELGIWWFIPFLVVTMLGTVNGVNLTDGLDGLASSVTVLIATFFTIVSWGENSSILPIGAAVVGSLLGFLLFNSHPAKVFMGDTGSLALGGFVVATAFILKIPIFIAIVGIIYLIEAISVMLQVGYFKMTRERIFKMAPIHHHFELSGWSETKVVSVFCITTAIMCLVGLLGLGI
- a CDS encoding UDP-N-acetylmuramoyl-tripeptide--D-alanyl-D-alanine ligase, yielding MVAIKLSEIVTAVNGRLILNDNLENAGDIIIKEIATDTRKISEGDLFVALSGEKFDGHNFIPQAFDKGAKICISNREDVIVPNDKGLIVVEDTKEALMDLAAFYRSLFPIPVIAITGSVGKTSTKDMIASVIGERYNILKTQGNFNNEIGVPLTVFRLNGHHEAAIIEMGMNHFGEIHNLSRIAKPDIAIITNIGVSHIENLGSREGILKAKSEIFDYVPKEGIAVLNGDDNLLINLNSKSPFNTIYFGLGTHNNIYAKDIHQKGITGIDAVVVFDNQEIPIHIPSPGKHMVYNALVAFAIGLKLGLTIQEIINGLLKYKASGMRMDISKTKKGIYIIDDAYNASPQSMKAAIDVLSESNEGKRKIAILGDMLEMGSFSSQAHEEVGKYVAKRDIDYLFCIGNEAKHIIRGAIDDGMSNNKVKMFSTQQELWRYLEDFIAYQDMVLFKASRGIHLEETVEKLKEVK
- a CDS encoding UDP-N-acetylmuramoyl-L-alanyl-D-glutamate--2,6-diaminopimelate ligase, with the translated sequence MRLKDLLQDIDYEILQGNADVEIGSIAYDSRQVGGDTLFICIKGFKVDGHNYAFDSIKRGAVALIVQKEVKDIPRDITVIKVSNTRKAMSYIGAAFYKYPTNNIQLIGVTGTNGKTTTTFLIGKILEEHNYKVGIIGTIENRIGERAVEAERTTPESLDLQSLFSQMNKEDATHIIMEVSSHALELDRVAACNFEVGIFTNLTLDHLDFHKTMENYRNAKGKLFKKCKYGIINRDDPHAEEIIRQSNCKIITFGIEKEVDFRAYDIQMSSRGIQFTVNIDNEAIRFKLNTIGRFNIYNALGAIASAYYLGIPVMVIKTALENMKGVPGRVQTIQSNSGFSIIVDYAHAPDGLENVLKSIREFAKRKIITVFGCGGDRDKSKRPIMGKIAGIYSDYCIITSDNPRSEEPEAIINEIEEGIRETDCPYEKIADRKKAIKKAIHNASENDIVLIAGKGHENYQIIKDKVHHFDDAEEVRAILQEDNSYGCNKIK
- a CDS encoding PASTA domain-containing protein — translated: MIKPTVKMKQKLLFFLFVFTISIIGLILRIAYLQIAEGDFLQELAYEQHTRDRLISPQRGTIYDRNGIELAKSATVTTIGVIHAQIEDEEEVSRVLSKKLDLEYEFVRKKVAKVLALERIQSKVDKEVADEIRKLNLPGVKIDEDSKRYYPYSNLASHVIGFVGKDNQGIIGLEVKYDEYLKGSPGKILMETDGKGRKIEGSSEKRIEPVPGNHLVTTIDLTIQQYAEQALDKAVKAKSAKRGSIIILNPQNGEIYAMANKPDYDLNEPFTINDPSLNEIWDHLNTEDQYKKLNTMWRNFAINDTYEPGSTFKIMTSTMGLEEKVIDINSPFHCKGYHTVGGRMIKCWRYPRAHGSETFLQGVQNSCNPVFMVTAERVGAKKFYQYMKLFGFNEKTGIDVPGEAVGIMHDLKKIGPVELATMSFGQSFQITPLQLLRASSAAVNGGYLITPHFASKIIDEEGKVIKEISFEKGKQVISKETSETMKKILESVVAEGTGNKTYIPGFRIGGKTATSEKLPRSSKKYIASFLAFAPAENPQVMALIIIDEPQGIYYGGTVAGPVMKEVLENILPYLNIEAKYTEKELKMDEIEKVIVPNLINKEVNEAVKELKKINLGNELIGNGKKIKDQFPLVGEEVNPKSKVIIYTSE